Proteins encoded together in one Deinococcus hopiensis KR-140 window:
- the uvrB gene encoding excinuclease ABC subunit UvrB, with amino-acid sequence MLRVKSDFTPSGDQPTAIRSLVDGLDSGLRFQTLLGATGTGKTYSMAKVIEETGRPALIMAPNKILTAQLASEFREFFPDSAVEFFISYYDYYQPEAYVPGKDLFIEKDAAINQEIERLRHSTTRNLLTRRDTIVVASVSCIYGLGDPAEYRALNLILKVGEKVSRDEILGRLVTMQYERNDIELAAGRFRAKGELIEVWPSYDEQPIRIELWGDDVDRISVVHPLTGDRLAELDATVVYPAKHYVSSAGNIERATVTIQEELDQRLEYFKSVGKLLEAQRIKERTLYDLEMLKVLGYCSGIENYSRHIDGRAPGAMPYTMLDYFPDDFITFIDESHVTVPQIGGMANGDRARKQTLVDYGFRLPSAMDNRPLNFQEFLEKTGQTVFVSATPGPYEREVSDSVADQIIRPTGLVDPPVSIRPIQGQVEDLLGRIRERAAKGERVLVTTLTKRMSEDLTEYLLEKGVRARYMHSDIDSVERQVIIRDLRLGHYDVLIGINLLREGLDLPEVSLVAILDADKPGFLRSERALIQTIGRAARNVNGEVVLYGDTVTPAMHSAMEETARRREKQIAYNLAHGITPTTIVKGVRNVIRGEEVPEEISSENLGDDRDSLTMQLTDLELEMWQASEDLDFERAANLRDQIRAIEAKLQGKEFKQATVPGQKVRKKGRR; translated from the coding sequence ATGCTACGGGTCAAGTCCGATTTCACGCCGTCCGGAGACCAGCCGACCGCCATTCGCAGTCTCGTGGACGGGCTGGACTCGGGACTGAGGTTCCAGACGCTCCTGGGGGCAACGGGCACCGGCAAGACCTACTCCATGGCCAAAGTCATCGAGGAAACCGGCCGCCCCGCCCTCATCATGGCCCCCAACAAGATCCTCACCGCCCAGCTCGCCTCGGAGTTCCGCGAGTTCTTTCCCGATTCGGCGGTCGAGTTCTTCATCTCGTACTACGACTACTACCAGCCCGAAGCGTATGTGCCCGGCAAGGACCTCTTTATCGAGAAGGACGCGGCAATCAACCAGGAGATCGAGCGGCTCCGCCACTCCACCACCCGCAACCTGCTCACGAGGCGCGACACCATCGTGGTGGCGTCGGTGTCGTGCATCTACGGCCTGGGGGACCCCGCCGAGTACCGGGCGCTGAACCTGATCCTGAAGGTGGGCGAGAAGGTCAGCCGCGACGAGATTCTGGGGCGGCTGGTGACGATGCAGTACGAGCGCAACGATATTGAGCTGGCTGCGGGGCGCTTCCGGGCCAAGGGCGAGCTGATTGAGGTCTGGCCCTCCTACGACGAGCAGCCCATCCGCATCGAGCTGTGGGGCGACGATGTGGACCGCATCAGCGTGGTGCATCCGCTGACCGGTGACCGCCTGGCCGAACTCGACGCCACGGTGGTCTATCCCGCCAAGCACTACGTCTCCAGCGCCGGCAACATCGAGCGGGCCACCGTGACCATCCAAGAAGAGCTCGACCAGCGCCTGGAATACTTCAAGTCGGTGGGCAAGCTGCTGGAAGCCCAGCGCATCAAGGAACGCACCCTCTACGATCTGGAGATGCTCAAGGTGCTGGGCTACTGCTCGGGCATCGAAAATTACTCGCGGCACATTGACGGGCGTGCGCCGGGGGCCATGCCGTACACCATGCTGGACTACTTCCCCGACGACTTCATCACCTTTATCGACGAGTCCCACGTGACCGTGCCGCAGATCGGCGGGATGGCGAACGGCGACCGCGCCCGCAAGCAGACGCTGGTGGACTACGGCTTCCGCCTGCCCAGCGCGATGGACAACCGCCCGCTCAACTTCCAGGAGTTTTTGGAGAAGACCGGGCAGACGGTGTTCGTCTCCGCCACCCCCGGTCCCTACGAGCGCGAGGTCAGCGACTCGGTGGCCGATCAGATCATCCGCCCGACCGGACTGGTGGACCCGCCCGTCTCCATCCGCCCGATTCAGGGCCAGGTGGAAGACCTGCTGGGACGCATCCGCGAGCGGGCGGCAAAGGGCGAGCGCGTGCTGGTGACCACACTGACCAAACGCATGTCCGAAGACCTGACGGAGTACCTGCTGGAAAAGGGCGTGCGGGCGCGCTACATGCACTCCGACATCGACTCGGTGGAGCGTCAGGTCATCATCCGGGACCTGCGGCTGGGGCACTACGACGTGCTGATCGGCATCAACTTGCTGCGCGAGGGCCTGGACCTGCCGGAAGTGTCGCTCGTGGCGATTCTAGATGCGGACAAGCCGGGCTTCCTGCGCTCGGAGCGGGCGCTTATTCAGACCATCGGGCGCGCGGCCCGCAACGTGAACGGCGAGGTGGTGCTGTACGGCGACACGGTCACGCCCGCCATGCACTCGGCGATGGAGGAAACGGCCCGCCGCCGCGAGAAGCAGATCGCCTACAACCTGGCGCACGGCATCACGCCCACCACCATTGTCAAGGGCGTGCGGAACGTGATTCGCGGTGAGGAGGTCCCCGAGGAGATTAGCTCCGAGAACCTCGGGGACGACCGCGATTCGCTGACCATGCAGCTCACCGACCTCGAACTGGAGATGTGGCAGGCGTCGGAAGACCTCGACTTCGAGCGGGCAGCGAACCTGCGGGACCAGATCCGCGCCATCGAGGCCAAGCTGCAGGGCAAGGAGTTCAAGCAGGCGACGGTTCCGGGGCAGAAGGTGCGGAAGAAGGGAAGGCGATAA
- a CDS encoding putative dsRNA-binding protein, giving the protein MNANAKGDLIARLLTLGLGTPTFEAVAEGPPHDRHFQVTVLTGGHPLGQGEGRSKRDAERQAAEAALERLDTPGMLPTAPAGRWPIYAAVLEGALEVALDLAPEEATLDDVRRDAARLYRELLADLGHGPEGGEA; this is encoded by the coding sequence ATGAACGCCAACGCCAAGGGAGACCTGATCGCGCGCCTCCTCACGCTGGGGCTGGGCACCCCCACCTTCGAGGCGGTGGCCGAGGGACCGCCACACGACCGCCACTTCCAGGTCACGGTCCTGACGGGCGGGCATCCGCTCGGACAGGGCGAGGGCCGCAGCAAACGCGACGCCGAACGTCAGGCAGCCGAGGCGGCTCTGGAGCGGCTGGACACACCGGGCATGCTCCCCACCGCTCCGGCAGGACGCTGGCCCATCTACGCGGCTGTCCTGGAAGGAGCGCTGGAAGTGGCCCTGGACCTCGCCCCCGAGGAGGCAACGCTGGACGACGTGCGCCGGGACGCGGCGCGGCTCTACCGGGAGCTGCTCGCGGACCTGGGGCATGGCCCGGAAGGAGGGGAAGCGTGA
- a CDS encoding HAD family hydrolase, which produces MTLPLPTRPAGVLFDMDGVLTANNLFHRQAWQEVAAEVLGLQLTEHDLDTKVDGGRNPEIIERLTGRYPSEALAARFHEVKEGRYRDLARGALREVEGLSAYLTALEERGIPFALVTSADRVNVEFGMEALGLGHRFGPRILGEDVTRGKPHPEPFERGAALLGLNPHTCLAHEDAVNGVRSAAGAGCTVVALTTTATAPALLAAGAVQAVPDFTDWTSWLT; this is translated from the coding sequence GTGACCCTGCCTCTTCCCACCCGCCCAGCGGGCGTGCTGTTCGACATGGACGGCGTGCTGACCGCCAACAACCTCTTTCACCGCCAGGCGTGGCAGGAGGTGGCCGCCGAGGTCCTGGGCCTGCAGCTTACCGAGCACGATCTGGACACCAAGGTGGACGGGGGCCGCAATCCCGAGATCATCGAGCGCCTGACCGGGCGGTACCCCAGCGAGGCGCTGGCCGCACGCTTTCATGAGGTCAAGGAGGGCCGTTACCGTGACCTCGCCCGTGGGGCGCTGCGCGAGGTGGAGGGCCTGAGCGCTTACCTAACAGCACTGGAGGAACGGGGCATTCCCTTCGCCCTGGTCACGAGTGCGGACCGGGTAAATGTGGAATTTGGGATGGAGGCGCTGGGCCTGGGCCACCGTTTCGGGCCCCGGATTCTGGGCGAAGACGTGACGCGCGGCAAACCGCACCCCGAGCCCTTCGAGCGCGGGGCGGCGCTGCTGGGCCTCAACCCCCACACCTGCCTGGCCCACGAGGACGCCGTCAATGGAGTGCGGAGCGCGGCGGGCGCGGGCTGCACGGTGGTGGCGCTGACCACCACGGCCACCGCCCCAGCCCTGCTGGCCGCCGGAGCCGTTCAGGCCGTCCCAGACTTCACGGACTGGACATCCTGGCTGACGTGA
- a CDS encoding transglycosylase domain-containing protein: MRFFTGLGVLLLLGVGGAGGLWWTWGRDLPSVSDLDVLEFSGQTRVYDRQGTFVGTLTPSLGSGASENRHLLKLGEVSPWLQKAIVTSEDRRFYEHHGVDYIGIARGLIKGVLKNDLEGGSSITQQVVKNTLLSDLHSARTAERKFKEAVLAYQLERNFNKDQILNAYLNVIYWGNGGRSDIIGAETAARAYFKKSASELNLAESVYLTTIVPAPNRRYKNFEAYRPLMKNLLARMVEDGRVTQAEAEAAWKTPIYPAGWRIAWKGDGTVTSARLERPERIRENIAASDQAQGVNRYQYLHYMQAVERELLPKIGRKALYGGGKIYTSMDLKAQQAAEKASLNAQLPGGATLGAALVSPRNGEVLALVGQKLVGGRPSDWNNATQARRQVGSSIKPLLYTLALEKGWKQSDTVLDSPLTGSYQPQNYDRRWTGRFVTMRYALDHSLNLPTVRIGQEVGMDDFGAKLRELGLTPPPDAGLSLSIGTLEASPLQMAAAYAAFANGGLYYAPSLVRRMEDARGQVLYARSAPAGKRVWDARAAWLGLDMIRGVVNDLTPAQGGLATKAQIPGWDVGGKTGTTNDVKDLWFAGVTPMVVGAVWVGKQGGGSLPSWAYSGDVPTPVWQQAVAGALAGQPRQTFLEPPGIGYKVVRQVNMAFRQEQLGEEQLAHDGTRRDSGGGGLFGRRSNPAPTPEPEPVPQPSAQQPGTAQQPAPDSEGPDLGGPDSEGPDSAGVSAGGVSAGGLNPAQDQATPVQVDPTPDTSTPEAAPGAAVEDAGQEVPSTAASQPSTPADAGQGSPDPSVLPPETPEPEPLPTPVPLGGTEVQPEDPQPLPEPEPENAGGADDSTVPGAASQDGGGEQDPPPAF; the protein is encoded by the coding sequence ATGCGGTTTTTCACGGGCCTGGGTGTTCTTCTCCTGCTGGGTGTGGGCGGCGCGGGCGGCCTGTGGTGGACCTGGGGGCGTGACCTGCCCAGCGTTTCGGACCTCGATGTGCTGGAGTTTAGCGGCCAGACACGGGTGTATGACCGCCAGGGCACGTTCGTGGGCACCCTGACGCCCAGCCTGGGCAGCGGCGCGAGCGAGAACCGCCATCTGCTCAAACTCGGAGAGGTCAGCCCCTGGCTGCAAAAGGCCATCGTAACCAGCGAGGACCGCCGCTTCTACGAGCACCACGGCGTGGACTACATCGGCATCGCGCGCGGGTTGATCAAAGGCGTACTGAAAAACGATCTGGAGGGCGGCTCTTCCATCACGCAGCAGGTGGTGAAAAACACGCTGCTCTCGGACCTGCACAGCGCCCGCACCGCCGAACGCAAGTTCAAGGAAGCGGTGCTGGCCTACCAGCTGGAGCGCAACTTCAACAAGGACCAGATTCTGAACGCCTACCTCAACGTCATCTACTGGGGCAACGGGGGACGCAGCGACATTATCGGCGCCGAGACAGCGGCGCGGGCCTATTTCAAGAAGAGCGCGTCGGAACTCAACCTCGCCGAGAGCGTGTACCTCACCACCATCGTGCCGGCACCCAACCGGCGGTACAAGAACTTCGAGGCGTACCGGCCCCTGATGAAAAACCTCCTGGCCCGCATGGTGGAGGACGGCCGCGTGACCCAGGCCGAGGCCGAAGCCGCGTGGAAAACGCCCATCTACCCGGCGGGCTGGCGCATCGCCTGGAAGGGAGACGGCACCGTCACCAGTGCACGGCTGGAGCGCCCCGAACGCATCCGCGAGAACATCGCCGCTTCGGATCAGGCCCAGGGCGTGAACCGGTACCAGTACCTCCACTACATGCAGGCCGTAGAGCGGGAACTGCTGCCGAAAATCGGGCGCAAGGCCCTGTACGGCGGCGGAAAAATCTACACCAGCATGGACCTGAAGGCCCAGCAGGCCGCCGAGAAGGCGAGCTTGAACGCACAGTTGCCCGGTGGAGCCACCCTCGGCGCGGCGCTGGTCAGTCCCAGAAATGGCGAAGTGCTCGCCCTGGTGGGGCAGAAGCTGGTGGGCGGGCGGCCCAGCGACTGGAACAACGCCACCCAGGCGCGGCGGCAGGTGGGCAGTTCCATCAAGCCGCTGCTGTACACGCTGGCGCTCGAAAAGGGCTGGAAGCAGAGCGATACCGTGCTCGACTCGCCCCTGACCGGCAGCTATCAGCCGCAGAATTATGACCGACGCTGGACGGGCCGCTTCGTTACCATGCGCTACGCCCTGGACCACAGCCTGAACCTGCCCACCGTCCGCATCGGGCAGGAAGTGGGCATGGACGACTTCGGAGCCAAGTTGCGCGAGCTGGGCCTGACGCCGCCCCCCGACGCGGGCCTGTCGCTGAGCATCGGCACCCTGGAGGCCAGCCCCCTGCAGATGGCCGCCGCCTATGCCGCCTTTGCCAACGGCGGCCTGTACTACGCGCCCTCACTGGTGCGCCGCATGGAGGACGCGCGCGGGCAGGTGCTGTACGCCCGCTCTGCTCCTGCAGGCAAGCGCGTGTGGGACGCTCGGGCCGCGTGGCTGGGGCTGGACATGATTCGCGGCGTGGTGAATGACCTCACGCCTGCCCAGGGCGGCCTCGCGACGAAAGCCCAGATTCCCGGCTGGGACGTGGGCGGCAAGACCGGCACCACCAACGACGTGAAGGACCTGTGGTTTGCCGGAGTCACGCCCATGGTGGTGGGGGCCGTGTGGGTGGGCAAGCAGGGCGGCGGCTCGCTGCCGAGCTGGGCCTACAGCGGCGACGTCCCCACGCCCGTATGGCAGCAGGCGGTGGCGGGTGCGCTCGCTGGACAACCCCGGCAGACCTTCCTGGAACCGCCGGGCATCGGGTACAAGGTGGTGCGGCAGGTCAACATGGCCTTCCGGCAGGAACAGCTTGGCGAGGAACAGCTTGCGCACGACGGCACCCGCAGGGATTCGGGCGGCGGAGGCTTGTTTGGCCGCCGGTCCAACCCAGCCCCCACGCCCGAGCCCGAACCCGTACCCCAGCCCTCCGCCCAGCAACCCGGAACCGCGCAGCAGCCCGCGCCGGACTCGGAAGGGCCGGACTTGGGAGGGCCGGACTCGGAAGGGCCGGACTCGGCAGGGGTGAGCGCGGGAGGGGTAAGCGCAGGAGGACTGAACCCGGCGCAGGATCAGGCAACTCCGGTTCAGGTGGATCCCACGCCGGACACCTCTACCCCGGAGGCCGCGCCTGGGGCTGCGGTCGAGGACGCTGGTCAGGAGGTTCCTTCCACCGCAGCGTCGCAGCCATCCACGCCAGCGGACGCGGGTCAGGGAAGCCCAGACCCCTCGGTCCTGCCCCCGGAAACCCCCGAACCCGAGCCGCTCCCCACGCCCGTGCCCCTGGGCGGAACGGAGGTGCAGCCCGAGGACCCCCAGCCGCTCCCTGAACCCGAGCCGGAGAACGCAGGCGGAGCCGACGACTCCACCGTTCCCGGTGCCGCTTCACAGGACGGCGGCGGCGAGCAGGACCCTCCCCCGGCGTTCTAG
- the dnaX gene encoding DNA polymerase III subunit gamma/tau, translating into MSAIYQRARPVRWEQVVGQEHVKDVLRTALEAGRVGHAYLFSGPRGVGKTTTARLIAMTANCSGPAPKPCGECESCLAVRAGSHPDVLEIDAASNNSVDDVRDLREKVSLAAMRGGKKIYILDEAHMMSRAAFNALLKTLEEPPGHVIFILATTEPEKIIPTILSRCQHYRFRRLTPEEIAGKLAGLAEREGMRADSDALHLIGRLADGAMRDGESLLERMLAAGTAVTKAAVEEALGLPPGERVRGIAGALVLGDAGAAITGAATLYREGFAARTVVEGLVAAFSDALHAELGLEGQGLEGADVPRLLKLQAALDQQESRFARSADGLSLELALTHALLAAEAGMDGGGAAASASAPADVAQRLARLEKEVAGLRAEGTRAPVADGPLPPPARGRAPAPEADPAPPSTRAAASPLAHVSGNWADVTRQASMQLRAFLKPARMHAEPGYVSLSYDEKSSFHAKQIAGKFDEVAGLVLKVFGPVTFELVAPEGGRRVNLDGPGGGGGGRPVPVAEAAPLQTAPAPTRSQPQPAAPPLAQKVAAEIPAFEPTGRPRASRGPAFEPLERTTSAAQPERSQVRAVAAVLDSPAPLRPAPPPSPDDVAPAPLPQAGDAPWEGEHAVGPSAPADAQGGDRLSPLGAVRDLYIVEAISEEPDWGDIGGEVGGPPPTLEDAPFADAVPMRTAPAPRAAAPAPVQTAAPGRPGDIRAHPMYEEIKGRFSGRVREIGKNRRVQAASVPSGEGEEDEEA; encoded by the coding sequence GTGAGCGCCATCTACCAGCGCGCCCGGCCCGTCCGCTGGGAGCAGGTGGTGGGGCAGGAACACGTCAAGGACGTTCTCAGGACGGCGCTGGAAGCCGGGCGCGTGGGACACGCCTACCTCTTTTCCGGACCGCGCGGCGTCGGCAAGACCACCACCGCCCGCCTGATCGCCATGACCGCCAACTGCTCGGGGCCCGCGCCCAAACCCTGCGGCGAGTGCGAGAGCTGCCTCGCGGTGCGGGCGGGATCGCACCCCGACGTGCTGGAAATCGACGCGGCCAGCAACAACTCGGTGGACGACGTGCGGGACCTGCGCGAGAAGGTATCGCTGGCAGCCATGCGCGGCGGCAAGAAGATCTATATCCTCGATGAGGCGCACATGATGAGCCGCGCGGCCTTCAACGCCCTCCTCAAGACGCTGGAGGAGCCGCCCGGCCACGTCATCTTTATCCTGGCCACCACCGAGCCGGAAAAGATCATTCCCACCATCCTGTCGCGCTGCCAGCACTACCGCTTTCGCCGCCTGACCCCCGAGGAGATCGCCGGGAAACTGGCGGGCCTGGCCGAGCGCGAAGGGATGCGCGCCGACAGCGACGCGCTGCACCTCATCGGCCGCCTTGCGGACGGAGCCATGCGCGACGGCGAGAGCCTGCTTGAACGGATGCTCGCGGCGGGCACTGCGGTCACGAAGGCGGCGGTGGAGGAGGCGCTCGGCCTACCGCCCGGCGAACGGGTACGCGGCATTGCCGGGGCGCTCGTGCTGGGGGACGCGGGCGCGGCGATCACGGGCGCGGCCACCCTCTACCGCGAGGGCTTCGCGGCCCGCACGGTGGTAGAGGGCCTGGTGGCCGCCTTCTCGGACGCCCTGCACGCCGAACTCGGCCTGGAAGGCCAGGGGCTGGAGGGGGCCGACGTGCCCCGACTCCTCAAATTGCAGGCCGCCCTGGACCAGCAGGAGTCGCGCTTTGCCCGTTCGGCGGATGGGCTCAGCCTCGAACTGGCCCTGACGCACGCGCTCCTGGCCGCCGAGGCGGGGATGGATGGGGGAGGGGCTGCGGCGAGTGCCAGCGCTCCGGCGGATGTGGCGCAGCGCCTCGCGCGGCTGGAAAAGGAAGTCGCCGGACTGCGCGCCGAGGGGACCCGGGCCCCGGTTGCCGATGGGCCCCTCCCCCCGCCAGCGCGCGGCCGTGCGCCTGCCCCGGAAGCCGATCCTGCGCCTCCTTCCACCCGTGCAGCGGCTTCACCCCTGGCCCACGTCTCCGGCAATTGGGCGGACGTGACCCGGCAGGCGAGCATGCAGCTGCGCGCCTTTCTCAAGCCCGCCCGGATGCACGCCGAGCCCGGTTACGTCAGCCTGTCCTACGACGAGAAGAGCAGCTTCCACGCCAAGCAGATCGCCGGAAAGTTCGACGAGGTGGCCGGACTGGTACTGAAAGTCTTTGGACCCGTGACCTTCGAGCTGGTTGCCCCTGAGGGTGGACGGCGGGTAAACCTGGACGGCCCGGGCGGTGGGGGAGGGGGACGACCCGTTCCGGTGGCCGAGGCTGCGCCTCTTCAGACTGCGCCTGCGCCCACCCGGTCCCAGCCACAACCCGCCGCCCCGCCACTTGCCCAGAAGGTCGCGGCCGAGATTCCCGCCTTTGAGCCGACGGGCCGCCCACGTGCCTCACGGGGTCCGGCGTTCGAGCCGTTGGAAAGGACCACGTCCGCTGCCCAGCCCGAGCGCTCCCAGGTCCGCGCCGTTGCCGCTGTCCTCGACTCGCCCGCGCCCCTGCGTCCCGCTCCGCCGCCCAGCCCGGACGACGTGGCTCCCGCACCGCTGCCCCAGGCCGGAGACGCGCCCTGGGAGGGGGAACACGCGGTTGGTCCTTCCGCGCCCGCTGACGCACAGGGGGGGGACCGCCTCTCCCCGCTGGGTGCAGTCCGCGATCTGTATATCGTGGAGGCAATCAGCGAGGAGCCCGACTGGGGGGACATCGGTGGGGAGGTGGGGGGACCGCCCCCCACCCTGGAAGACGCGCCCTTTGCCGACGCCGTGCCTATGCGGACTGCTCCGGCTCCCCGGGCGGCGGCTCCAGCCCCGGTGCAAACGGCAGCGCCCGGCCGTCCCGGTGATATCCGCGCCCATCCCATGTACGAGGAGATCAAGGGGCGGTTTTCGGGGCGGGTGCGGGAGATCGGGAAGAACCGGCGGGTGCAGGCGGCGTCAGTGCCCTCGGGGGAAGGGGAGGAGGACGAGGAGGCGTAA
- a CDS encoding SRPBCC family protein: MLSGTLAGVGYGLLVYLWLHRLNGSVGVMVATYLFAVPFVLGLLSAQFVSRTLTVPSPPAPAERESRGDAPPASGAWGETPAPPSPFVEALKLSAVTVTFFLVVATVTGFEGVLCAVLAAPAMYVMAAPGALLGMALRQWRQGPRTGALLFALSLPAVLGPLEQTRPLGSEYRTVANDITIQAPPGAVWTQIRSVPRIENREIHAGWAHLIGLPRPREAVLVGSGVGAVRIATFDGGLRFRETVTDWAPGRRLSFRIQSQDPGNLDPHVRVGGRFFDVLSGTYTLEEVRPGVTLLHLSSTQRVSTHFNGYTAFFTRAIMHDLQRTILHVIRTRTEDDARTASAPGRAPDTASVPARPL, encoded by the coding sequence ATGTTGAGCGGAACGCTCGCCGGAGTGGGTTACGGTCTACTCGTGTACCTGTGGCTGCACCGGCTCAATGGGAGCGTGGGCGTGATGGTGGCGACGTACCTCTTCGCCGTACCGTTCGTGCTCGGCCTCCTGTCGGCGCAGTTCGTTTCCCGGACGCTGACCGTGCCTTCCCCGCCCGCCCCCGCGGAGCGAGAGTCCAGGGGAGACGCGCCGCCAGCGAGCGGCGCCTGGGGAGAGACGCCCGCGCCGCCAAGTCCCTTCGTGGAAGCCCTGAAACTCTCCGCCGTGACGGTGACCTTTTTCCTGGTGGTGGCGACGGTAACGGGCTTTGAAGGCGTGCTGTGCGCCGTACTCGCCGCGCCTGCCATGTACGTGATGGCTGCACCGGGAGCCCTGCTGGGAATGGCGCTGAGGCAGTGGCGGCAGGGGCCCCGGACCGGCGCGCTGCTGTTTGCCCTCTCGCTGCCCGCCGTACTGGGTCCTCTGGAACAGACGCGGCCTCTGGGCAGTGAGTACCGCACCGTCGCCAACGACATCACCATTCAGGCTCCGCCCGGCGCGGTGTGGACGCAGATTCGCTCCGTACCCCGGATTGAGAACCGCGAGATTCACGCGGGCTGGGCCCACCTGATCGGCCTGCCGCGTCCGCGTGAGGCGGTGCTCGTGGGCTCGGGCGTCGGCGCTGTGCGCATCGCCACCTTTGACGGGGGCCTGCGCTTTCGCGAGACCGTGACCGACTGGGCCCCCGGACGGCGGCTCTCCTTCCGAATTCAGTCGCAAGACCCCGGTAACCTGGACCCCCACGTGCGGGTGGGCGGACGATTCTTCGATGTGCTGAGCGGCACCTACACCCTGGAAGAAGTCCGGCCCGGCGTCACACTGCTGCATCTCAGCAGCACGCAGCGCGTCAGTACGCATTTCAATGGATACACCGCCTTTTTCACGCGGGCGATCATGCACGATCTCCAGCGCACCATTCTGCACGTGATCAGGACGCGGACCGAGGACGACGCCAGGACCGCCTCAGCGCCCGGCCGAGCGCCCGACACCGCCAGCGTCCCAGCACGGCCCCTGTAG
- a CDS encoding CinA family nicotinamide mononucleotide deamidase-related protein, whose amino-acid sequence MLLAEIISVGTELLFGEIVDSNAAYLAQQLAARGVTLHRKSVLGDNLARVTDGIHLALSRADLVILGGGLGPTDDDLTREAIAAALNETPHEDPGLLTWLEGLYSSRGRAMPQVNRKQAWLIPSAEALPNPAGTAPGWFVRTAGKIIIALPGPPREMKRMWQEQVLPRLPLPTQALFTVTLHTQGIGESNVAELLGDLTKAANPSVATYARKTGVDVRVAASAATAEEAQALAAPVLDAVRIRLKRWTWGEDGDTLAGAVTRALAGRSLGVIEAGSAGALSLLLADEPGFLDAAVTVDHARLITLGLTPVTLRDQGVVSEAAALELAVGAREHLGADVGLAVVTAPGGQGAGQTYAAISGRGVEHVIHVNWPGDAAQIRERAAVAALALALRSLRPAEVQA is encoded by the coding sequence ATGCTCCTAGCAGAAATTATCAGTGTAGGAACAGAGCTGCTGTTTGGCGAGATCGTCGACAGCAACGCCGCCTACCTTGCGCAACAACTCGCGGCGCGCGGCGTCACGCTGCACCGCAAATCCGTGCTGGGGGACAACCTGGCGCGGGTCACAGACGGCATTCACCTGGCCCTCTCCCGCGCCGATCTCGTTATCCTGGGCGGCGGCCTCGGCCCCACCGACGATGACCTGACGCGCGAAGCCATCGCGGCAGCCCTGAATGAAACGCCGCACGAGGACCCCGGGCTGCTCACCTGGCTGGAAGGACTGTATTCCAGCCGGGGCCGCGCCATGCCGCAGGTAAACCGCAAGCAGGCGTGGTTGATTCCCAGCGCCGAGGCCCTGCCCAACCCGGCAGGCACTGCGCCGGGCTGGTTTGTACGCACCGCAGGCAAGATCATCATTGCCCTGCCCGGCCCACCCCGCGAGATGAAGCGCATGTGGCAGGAGCAGGTGCTGCCCCGGCTGCCGCTGCCCACGCAGGCGCTTTTCACCGTCACCCTGCACACCCAGGGCATTGGTGAGAGCAACGTGGCCGAACTGCTGGGTGACCTGACGAAAGCCGCCAACCCCAGCGTCGCCACCTACGCGCGCAAGACAGGCGTAGACGTGCGGGTGGCCGCGAGTGCGGCCACGGCGGAGGAGGCGCAGGCCCTCGCTGCCCCCGTGCTGGACGCGGTGCGAATCAGGCTGAAGCGCTGGACCTGGGGCGAGGACGGCGATACGCTGGCCGGAGCCGTCACCCGCGCTCTGGCCGGACGCAGCCTCGGCGTGATCGAGGCCGGAAGCGCTGGGGCGCTCTCGCTGCTGCTGGCCGACGAGCCCGGCTTTCTGGATGCGGCGGTTACCGTGGATCACGCCCGCCTGATCACCCTGGGACTGACCCCCGTGACACTGCGCGATCAGGGCGTGGTGAGCGAGGCGGCGGCGCTGGAACTCGCGGTGGGTGCGCGGGAACACCTGGGGGCGGATGTGGGCCTCGCGGTGGTGACTGCGCCGGGCGGACAGGGCGCTGGGCAGACGTATGCCGCCATCTCGGGGAGAGGCGTGGAGCACGTCATTCACGTCAACTGGCCCGGCGACGCGGCGCAGATCCGGGAACGCGCTGCCGTGGCGGCCCTCGCGCTGGCCTTGCGCAGCCTGCGTCCCGCAGAGGTGCAGGCATGA